Part of the Oncorhynchus mykiss isolate Arlee chromosome 23, USDA_OmykA_1.1, whole genome shotgun sequence genome is shown below.
ATAAAATCAAATAGAGGACATGTTTAGAAATATccatacatcatacagtatgttacaaaaAGGGTGCAGAATAATAGCAAAATAAGAATTGAGGAATATTTGTGGCTGTGTCACTAATATTGTTTGATTGTAGTTACAAGGTGGAATTGTGGCAGAGAAAACAAGCAGTAAATGCTCACTTGGTCGAAATGCAATAACATGTTAAGACAGTTCTGAAATGCACAAAGGACATGTATTTGATTGCATAAACCAAGCCTAAATAATTTTCATTTaatgcaaaaaaacaaataagaatactgattttttttaattgagaagACTGAGGACAGGAAAGAAATGCAAGGTGTTGCCTAAACCCTCACTCTAATCTGCCGCTCACTGTGCTTGTTCACTTCTTTGAAACTTATCTGCCATTTTGACCACATTTTTCCCTTGAGGGCTTTGAAACAACTGAAAGCCAGCATGCTTGCTTGGTTTAGGAATTTCGGGAGTTTTGGAAAAGCCACTTAAGTGATGCTGCAGTGCTGATATTTCTGAGTAGAAGGGGAAATTCTACCCTACATTCCTTTTTGACCATGGGGAGAGAGGCCCTGGactaactcactcactctcgctctctctcacacacacacatatacacacacacacacacacacacacacagctgcataagatcagcatcacacacacacactttacagttGCAATGAGTGTTACACTAACACACAAGTACAGAGCCACATACTCCATAATGTAGATTCACATTCATCATTATCATGCAACCAGTATCAATCACTTGCTGGAAACACCATTATAAAGGCCTGGTATTGACTAATAGGGCAGATATACGAGTTCTGGCCATCAGTTTTCCCAGACACAGCAATGTAATTCCTTCCATGCACTCCAAAATGCATGATGACCATTGGTTTAAAACAAAATATGACAAAAACACAAAGCACAACACTGCTGtattaattatttaaaaatattttatatggCCTTATAATTCTTGCCTGTCATATGTATAAATGGATCACCAGAACTGAAATTATTAGAGGACTATAGCCTAAAGTACAAGAAAATTGAACAAATAACGCCTTTTTTTACAGGCATAATTCAGCTGTTTACCTGGTTTTATTAAGAAATTATAGGCTAATAGTAACAATGGATACGGTACCTACCAAAAAAAAAATAACTTCAACAAACTCAAGGCAATATTAATATTTCTACCGTCTTGCTTGTTTGAAAGATAAAAACAAGAACTAATATTGGATAAAGAATTAGTAAAATATTTCTAAGCAAATACCAGGTAAATAGCAGACTGCAATAAAGTTTCATCCAAATGAATAAGTGCTTGAGTGATGTGGTAAAAGGTAAAAGATAATTACTAATTTATAAGAGAGAAACTTCATGAGATGGTAAATTGTCAAATATTGTCACTGCTTCTTCCCTGCACAGAGAGAAAGGGGTTGCGTCTAGTCAACTGCTAAAACCTCATTTATAACCATTGTTATCAACATAAACATTGTTATGAGACACAGATAGGCTACTGAATGTATGCCACCGAATCGATACATTTTTCTTGAATTAGGCCTGTTCCTCAAATTATCAGGTATGAATATCTATCTATACGTTTTCCTGTAAGAGAAAGTGCTAAAATAAGTGCTCACTTATTGTTGACTTATATCAAGGTATATGCTTAGTCCATAATTAGGACTGGATTATGTTTTACtgaaaatgttaaataaaatctTCTGAATTTAAACCACGTAAAAACAGGCAGATAAACTGAAACTCAAAAGCCCATTGCTATTGAGCTCGTGTCGTGGCGTTCACTGACACTATCAACCTAAACTTTTTTCGAGGCAGTGTCAGATAAATCCGGTCCTCGTGAGTCATATTTTTTCAAGTCATCTTCATGATCTTAAAAAGTTGTTCACTATATTACTACAATCCCTTTAACCTTTAAAGAGGGAAAATAAAAGCGGTCAGAGTTTGTTATTCGCAGGCGGACACGCTGCTGATTTTGGCGGTGTTTTCAGTCCAGGGCTGGAGGTTCTGAAGCGCAAACAGGGAGCTGTTATGCAGGCAGAGCGGGTCCGGGTTTGCCGGTTGGTTTATCGTTTTCTGAAAAGCCTCCTGTTGGAGTTGCATGAGGATCCGGTTGGCTTGCTGTcgctctgcttctctctcctccgCTGTCTGGCGCCTGGAACACCGGAGACACGAGAGAGACACTGTGAGGCATCAGAGGGGAATTATATCCAAAACAGGCTGCGTCGTATATGTACAGGCCTTGAGGCCTAAATCACATTTTGACACAAAGTGTCTTCTGGATTAATTTGAACACGTTTATTCAATCATGATTAGCCTAGATTATAGCACATTGTTTAACAAAATTAGCATGGAGGCAAAATTGCTTGCTTACGCATTATTAACATGTTGGCTAAAAGCTGATATCCAAATACAAATTGTCCACAATGTTCGACATTTTTCTCAGCCAACAATAGCCTATgtggaaataaatacattttggcaATTAATTTGTCTTCGTCTGATGGCGTAAATCTTCCTTTAGATTTTTCTGTTATGTTCTCCCATTGACTGAATAATTATTATTAGGCCTAGACTATATAACATTATATTAATCGTTGATTGATATGTTATTTTTAAATGTCTAAAATCCAATCTCCAGAGATGTATAAAACTACTTCAGTAGACTACGGAAAACATCTTCAATCTTAATGCGTAAAAGACGTGGCCAAATTGGCCTTCCACTTTTACCCACGATATGTTTAATCTGAAAATAGCTTTAATAAAGTCCTTAGAAATAAATATTTTCGTCTGAAATGACATTATTTCGAAAGATTTAAAAAACGTTCACTTTTACAAGAGTAGTCATATGCTAAGATAATCATGATCCTACTTTTGTGGGATAGGATATAGTTAGTTGCCACAGAATGTAACTCATTATAAGACTGACTTTGTCTTTTCCTTGACTGTTGCAAGACAACATTAATTAACTGAATGCAACTGTTTAGAACCGAAAACTTCAATTGTAAAATACAATTTACGACCTGGGGTAGACAAAGAAGTGGGGCGATTggattttgtaaatatttgttaTCAAATGCACACAATTAATTAATGTCATATAATAGATAAAGACATAATTTTATATGCGTTATTATATTAAAGTTCATATTTGTAAAACATCACCAAGATGTGTAGACCTTTTGCTATTTTGGTTGGGTTTGCAGCCTTCTTGGAGTGTAAATAAATTGCCCATTCTATACATAAAAGCACCAACAGacctaaaacacacacatacacgcgcgcacacacacaaacaaactacgACATTCAGCGCTGGAGCGTACACTACGTTAAATGTGGCCTATACAGATAATCATCAGTAATCTCACCTCCATTTTGTTCTTCTGTTCTGGAACCATGTTTTGACTTGCGCGTCAGTCATCTTGAGGGCCTTAGCCAAAGCCGCTCGCTCTGCGGAAGCCAGGTACTTCTGTCGGTGAAAGCGTTTCTCCAGCTCGCAGATCTGCAGGCGGGTAAAAGACGTCcgaggctttttcttctttggggGCGTTCGGTTCTGGTACGGGTGACCTACACGGCGTGTTACAGTGAGGGGTGAAAGCGCCACTGGATTGGGAGACGGATAGATAGGGGCAAAAGCAAGCAGCAAAATCAGAAAGAGAGCAGCAACAGAGCAGCGAAGCAAGTTCAAGAAACGTCAGACATAGAGGGGAGATCTATAGCTCGCAGGGAAAATTAAAGGGTTAAAATGCCCGAACGTGACACAAAGAAGCGCAAATTCATTATGAAATTTCAAACTCCTAGACCAAACATCCTATTGGTAACAGTCTAAAATGATACATGCAGCCCCGAATTATATAAGTGGGAGGAAAAAAcgttagtaaaaaaataaataattaaaacccCATCCCaccctcttagaaaaaaaggttctgtatagaaccaaaaagggttatattGCTTGCTTCATATATGGCACCCCTAAAagttctacatagaaccctttTGAACCCCAGCGGTTCTTCTTCACAACCAAAATGTGTGTATTATTTTTGCATtattattgctaggtattactgcactgttggagctagaaacacaagcatttcgctgcaccttcGATAACATatgcaaatctgtgtacgtgaccaataaactttgatttgatttgaaaattggTTCCTTATAGAACCCTTGGGTTTCATAtagggttctaaatggaaccaatttcggttctatatagaaccttaaGCGATTCCATACATGAACCAAgcatagaacccttttggttctatCCAGAAACGttgtttctaagagtgtaggcatGAAGTTAACTTTTAATATGTCAGTTTGAAGGAAAATGTTAATGTTAAATCATGGAGCGCTAAGAAGCAGAAATAGGTACGTGTTAGCCTATACGTTGTTGTAGCAATTTGGGAAATGTAATTTAGGCTATTTCGATAGCATGTCTTAGGCTATGTTATCTAAGTCACTGTTATTTGTAGGTGCTTCTTATGAGCTATAAAGGCCGAGTAAAATAAGTAAAAGCCATTGGTGTTCATCAACTAAAATTGTCTCATGAAATTACACAGCGTGTTAAGCAGTAGCCTAGCATATGATTTATTATCGATTATTTCAGAGCTGAGTTCATCAGGAAAAATTACTAGGCTACGGACCAACATCAGGAACATAGCATGACGGGGATTGTCTCATAATAAACATGGCAACGCCATTCATATTGCTATTTAATTTCCAGACAACCAACCACATGTTATGTGCATTAGAGGTGGTCTACCTGTGAACCTGTCTTTGGTGTATCTTCTGTTGCTCTCCATCCAAGGGAAGGTAAATCCCGTCAAGTTGTTAATCGAGCCTGGTATCGTGGACATACCACCGGGGATGGACGAGTGTCCACTGTTCAGAGGCCGGTGCGCGGGCACACGGATGACTCCAGCCGCGTTAACGTTATTCCCACTGACGTTCATCCCCATGTTCATGTTATAGGTGCCGCTCAGATTGGTTACCCCATATGCGTTGCTGTTATATCCAGAGTTGTTGCCGGTGAAGTTACCCGTCATGGTGTTGTAGGCAGTGCTGACAACGCAGCCGAGTCCATAGTCCGACTCGGGCATCCAGCTCTGATCCACATTGTTGAGGATGTGGTCGATCCCAAAGCTGATGGGCTCCGCGTGAGTGTGCTGGAGATGCGCTCCAATATGATCCATGGCCTCCTCGAGCCCCCCGCGAGGTACAGAGGTGCTCCACGCCGTGCGCCTTATCTTGGAGCTTAAAAACGTATTCTGCTCTCGCTCCAGTCGTTATCTAATAagtgtgggtgcatgtgtgtacttgtttgtatgtgtgcgtgcgtgagagagtgtatgtgtgtgacgcTAAACTAAAAGCGATtgtctgtttttttcttcttcctttTTGGCTCAGGCAGCCTTGCCGGCTGGAGTAAGAGGGCATCAATCAAAGTGCCAAATAGGCAGAGCGAGATTAAGACCCAATTTTAGGCCTCGAGACTCAATTGGCTAAAGACACTACGGAGAGGCCACAAGCTCATTCAGTGAAAGCTGCGCGCCTTCTCTATGGACTCGTGGCACACTTCATAAACACCAGGCGGAGTCTGGTGAAAGTAGGCAATGTTTATATTCTGTAGCCTATTCATTTCACCTCATGGTACAGTACATTTTTACAACATCAATTACAAAACTGTTTTACAAACCTCAAAGTAACCTAAGGTAAATAGGCGCGTGGTCAGCTCCGTGCAAGCAGTGAAAGTGTTTAACGTGTTTCGAGAGCTgcgcccatccatccatccatcataaataaataaatgggtaTAGGTCTCTGTGTTCAACTTATTTCAGGTAGGCCTAATCAAAGGTCTCCAATTGACAGTGGTTCTCGGGAACACAATTGAACTGGAGACAAATCTACGTCAATGGTCAAGCAAATACGCAACCCAACAACATTACGCACAATAAAACTCAATTCGGTCATAATTGGGGAAAAACATCAACAAATAGCCAATTTTGTTTTGATACAAGGACAAGATGAGGAAGTAAATCGATTAATAGCATACTAAACCTTTAGTTAACCGCATATCATAATGAATTTCAAACAGACCTGCAATGTGCTCATATTTTATATAAAACGTATTAATGGCATAGGCCCATGCGTAATTCCAAAGTTATTCAATTCACTTGTGAATTGTGGGCTCATCTCTTGATTCTATATGTAATTAAAATCCAATACTGCCAAATAGATCCGTGCCATGTAGAGCCGGAAGGAGTTGATTAGGCTTTCAGGGGAAAAGGGAGATCAAATAGGTCAATTCATGATAAGCATATCACGTGCTCAACTCCTATAACGATCTCCTATAATTACCCCATTATGTATTTATGTTTCCTATAGTGGCATCATTACAAAACTAATGTTTTTTAATTAGCCATTGACTGAGTGTGCGTGTGTCAATACTTTCCCCCCAGAAGAACCAGAAATATTCAGGCTACTACAAACTCGGTATTTTTAATGAAACAAATCCACTGTTTTATTCAATCTGTATACGTCATTAATGATCAATGGCTTTGTATTATGTATTCAATAACATTCAAGTTAAAATGAATACATATTGGCTGCCTGTAGCATATCTAAATAAAATCCCAATAAATTATCAAAGCGAGTTTTTGGAATGCGTTATTAATCTACACCTAATAAATGTTTAGAAATTAGAAattcaacaaacaaaaacatacacTTTAAAACAATTAAATGAAAATGAAACCATATGGGTCATTGATTTTCTCTCCTCTCGAAAGCTTCAGGGACGTGATTATTTAACCGAGAGCATTAAAGTATTCGTATTGGATCTCCAGATTCTCACTGGCCAATTGACCAACATTAACGTTTAATGGCTCGCGGTGCTCCCAAACTTATGTGGTTTTCCAACTCGTTAAAACGTGGACTAGGCTAATAACGAACGTTGAGGACTTTCAGGGAGAGGTAAATAATTCAAATGAAATGCAATAGTCTACTAATGCAGTCACGGAGGACTGCACGCTTTTCTTTTTTCTTctgagaaagagagttagagcaTGAGCCTATAGGAAAATCTTGCCTATCTGTCCATTTAATAGGCACTATGATAAGGCTTATTATAATTCATCGAAATGGTGGTGTAAATGATTAGCTGTTCTCATGCACAGTGGGCCAtgggtcttgtgtgtgtgtgtgtgtgtgtgtttgtttgtttgcctgagtgtgtttgtctgtgtgtgtatgtgtgtgcgcgcgcgcgtcaTACACCTCCAATCCAACTAGGAGTAAAACTGGCAGCAGCATTTGATCAAACTCGATTATTGAGCGGCGACCTCCAATAGCAGCTCCCGTTTCGGTGTGGGGTTTGGCAAAACTTGTCTTTAGAGACATTTAGCGTATTGATTTCTAACCACTTTAAGTAGCCTATGCTTGACAGTGCACTAATCCCAGCGCTTTAGGCTACATTAGCATATCCTAATAAATTAAGCCATATAGCCTATAATGGGTTATTAAGGCCTATTTTCAGATGTTTTTAGTTCTGCTGCTTTATCGTGTGAGGACAGTCTCGTGGTGGTATGTGGTCCTCTATCCGGATGTTGTGTTTCTTTCCCCCTGTGGTTGTATCAGAGTATATCGTCTTTCTGACTCTACCTGCGCAGTCCTTGATCCCTAACCCCGACCTCTCTGGCGCCAAATCCATCACCTCACCCCCTCATGCATGCACTTAACGAGAAGGCTCGCCTGAGTCAAGCGCACGTGGCCAAGAATGGCACAGTTTGGGTGAGCGCTCTGTTCCCGCATACACGAAAATTaaaccatccctctctccccaatcTTTTCTGTTCCGCACCGCCAACTGTGGTGTAGACGTGGACATTTCAATTGATTGTATCAGAATGAATAACACAGCGCAGCAGCCACATTCTCAAAGAAGCCAGATAAAACATTGCATGGACATGTTGTATCTCACATCGACACAGAACAGCCGTCAAATACAACCAATGCCTCGAGCCAAACTTATGTCAGTGCCTACGTGCTTGTGCACCCGGATATCCGGGCAAAAATAGGCCTACCCTATTGAACAATTATTTTATACACAGATCATCTAAACAAGCTGAACAAATACCATGAaaacacatgaatttcacatattcattgtagaataaggctgtaacataacaaaatgtgaaaaaagttaataaggggtctgaacactttgtGTCATACTTTGACATTTTTTTCATACTTTCAccaaccagctctcacagtctctcagaattagatgttcatccaCGTTTCTCAatcaaaaaaacatttcaaagtGGTTCCAAACTTTAAATTTCGAAGTGAGAATGGATGTCAAATATTGACTTGTATCTGCTGTTGACCTGGCTGACTTTGACTGCATTTGATTGGTTTGTAGAGTAAAAATGTGTAATGCAATTCCTAATTGACTTAACACCTTCACTTGGGTGAATTATGCCTAATGGATTCCTTGGCATAGGTCTACATGAGCTTTTTTAAACTGATTTGAGCTGAGTGTCCCTGTGATCGTTGCTGGTCAAGTGTGCACTATTTCATACAGTCTTTGAATGACTTAGGTTGATGTACTCATCTCTTGCCCATGATCTGAAGGGCTGAAATAAGTTCTGAAATAACAGTTCTCAACGGGATAAGTGAACTATCATCCTGTTTGTTTAGTAACACAGGGAAATGGCCGCCACCACAGGGATCTCACACACCAGACACTGCTAGCCCCGTAACCCCTCCACTTCCTCCCGAGCACGCAGGCACacaagcgcgcgcacacacacacacacacacacacacacacacacacacacacacacacacacacacacacacacacacacacacacacacacacacacacacacacacacacacagtctctgaaCAAAAACATATGAGACATGGGATTCACACACAGGAAAAACATGAGGAAAAAGATGGGCATGTTTTGATTCACACCGCTGCAGGCAGACTGATCCATCAGAGTTAGATGCACTTTACTGACACACCTGTAGGTAATGTGAGGCAGTAAACACAAACTATTTTGTCTTGAACACTGTCTAATGGTCTAATTGACAAGGGGAACTCTCCCAGGGTGTATTCATTCTCAGAGTGCACATAAGGACATTTTGTTTTCTCCGTTAAAAGTCGTGTTTAAAAGCATAAACTCAGACTAACCATTTACTACTTGTGAGGAGGAAAACACAAGAGAAGAGCGCCCGGAGGTGAGAGCATGTAGCCAGTGAATAAGctatgttgtgtttgtgtgtggtgccTGGGGTGGGGGTGTATGTGGCGTGAGTGGAGGAGACTTGCTACAGTCCAGGCCATAGGTGTAGCCACATGAGTGATGACCTCATACAgtctgtcaacacacacacacacacacacacacacacacacacacacacacacacacacacacacacacacacgcagactaaAATCTCAGAGCGATGGAACAAACCGTTTTTTCACCTATTTTCTTCAAACAGGACCAGAATTTAATGATTGTAAAACACAGAGTAGCTCACATTTCCATGTCTtgcagaacacaaggttgactctTTCCTCTGCCTTGTGTGATTGACCGGTCCCTTATCTGAACGTCAGCAACTTCCAGAAAAGCCCATTTTCAAGTGATGGATGggacccagtcagagagagagacaaagagaaagaaagtAGAACAAAAATAAAGCAACCATGGACACTGGAGTGAGTTGCCTTCAGCTAGTTGGACACAGATGCACCTTATTTTAATGACAGCCATCCATGATAACTTAAAGGAGAATATTTTTTAAGTAAATGGAATGTTATGGAAGGGTCCAGACACTGCCATTTCACatgtttttgagaaacttaccccaaccagaaattcacttcctcatcctcgttGTGCAATATTGGGGCACTGAAAACACATGAAAAAAAATGCTAAATAAAATTCCTAAATGTGTCCTTTTAGAAACGGAAGCGTTCTCAGtgtagtgatgcaggtctttagatgttgtacacatgaaattgtgtcattctGAACTTTATCCGCAACGTTATATTCCATTTTGTGGGACTCCTGCTGTTTCCCATATCCAGCTGTTCCATTGTCTGTGTAGCCTGCTGTTAGAATGTATGGAGAGCGTTCGCTCGAGTGGCAACAAAATGGAATATAACTTTGCGAATAAAGTTCAGAATGTCACACTTTtatgtgtacaacatctaaagaactGCATCACTACACTGAAAGCTTTTCCATTTCTAAAAGGACGCATTTGGGTGTTTTTTTGGAGCCTTTGTTTGTGTTTTGTCGGAGATCCTGTAGTGCACAACTAGGATGAGGAATTGGATAGCTGGGTTAAGTTTCTCAAAACATGTGAAATCACAATAAAAGTGTCTGGACCTTTCTAAattggacaaaaatataaatgcaacatgtaaagtgctggtccgatgtttcatgagctgaaataaaagatcccagacattttccatacacacaaaaagcttatttctcaaataaTTTCTCAAATAAagagtcataccaaagactgtaaaaTGAGACCGATGCGTCTCTGCTTGGCATTCAGCATTAAGAAGATAGAttgggggtaaggccctgcgatagactagcTTCCTGTCAAGGGcctgtacttgtacatcaagctgcctcactctacagaaacaggagataggctcctgctcctatgagcCATTCTGTCTGGCACAAGCCAAGGCTTGTGCAAGGC
Proteins encoded:
- the LOC110502395 gene encoding T-cell leukemia homeobox protein 1 isoform X2, with the translated sequence MDHIGAHLQHTHAEPISFGIDHILNNVDQSWMPESDYGLGCVVSTAYNTMTGNFTGNNSGYNSNAYGVTNLSGTYNMNMGMNVSGNNVNAAGVIRVPAHRPLNSGHSSIPGGMSTIPGSINNLTGFTFPWMESNRRYTKDRFTGHPYQNRTPPKKKKPRTSFTRLQICELEKRFHRQKYLASAERAALAKALKMTDAQVKTWFQNRRTKWRRQTAEEREAERQQANRILMQLQQEAFQKTINQPANPDPLCLHNSSLFALQNLQPWTENTAKISSVSACE
- the LOC110502395 gene encoding T-cell leukemia homeobox protein 1 isoform X1, with translation MDHIGAHLQHTHAEPISFGIDHILNNVDQSWMPESDYGLGCVVSTAYNTMTGNFTGNNSGYNSNAYGVTNLSGTYNMNMGMNVSGNNVNAAGVIRVPAHRPLNSGHSSIPGGMSTIPGSINNLTGFTFPWMESNRRYTKDRFTVALSPLTVTRRVGHPYQNRTPPKKKKPRTSFTRLQICELEKRFHRQKYLASAERAALAKALKMTDAQVKTWFQNRRTKWRRQTAEEREAERQQANRILMQLQQEAFQKTINQPANPDPLCLHNSSLFALQNLQPWTENTAKISSVSACE